A genomic region of Tsukamurella pulmonis contains the following coding sequences:
- a CDS encoding tyrosine-type recombinase/integrase, with product MPSTISPTEDLWRKSDGSESARAGRGKRWRVRWEVDGDWKSKSFHRKAEAELYRRELTTDLTIGKYVDEKAAQTTIEALWVRWSAMDGGITQRTKESREAIWRKHVKPQWSKTAVGDIGRPKVKAWVASMKRDGVGVPTIEKAVGVLRGILDLAIDDRRAVANAADKIPVGKRQTKPRPYLTAPQVEALARTVEDLPVVSEGDRIDAQGGLVIRLLAFTGLRWGEMIALRVEDCDMLRKRLHVHRAITESEEQGVIEGNVKDHERRWIPIPARLLEPLAAQMHGKARADHVFHTASGTPLLVSNWRPRTFNKARARVQSATEAIRTEEAKATVASAVKNPTPPFPTVTPHDLRHAYASLAVSAGANVKALQRALGHAKASMTLDTYADLFDEDLDGVAVRLDVLVSDALSRLPRTENVPRTGTP from the coding sequence ATGCCGTCGACGATTAGCCCCACCGAGGACCTGTGGCGCAAGTCCGACGGGTCAGAATCAGCGCGCGCTGGACGAGGTAAGCGATGGCGCGTGCGCTGGGAAGTCGACGGCGACTGGAAGTCGAAGTCGTTCCACCGCAAAGCGGAGGCGGAGTTGTACCGGCGCGAGCTGACGACGGACCTCACCATTGGCAAGTACGTCGACGAGAAGGCGGCGCAGACCACCATCGAGGCTCTGTGGGTGCGATGGAGTGCCATGGATGGCGGCATCACGCAACGGACAAAGGAGAGCCGTGAAGCTATCTGGCGCAAACATGTGAAGCCTCAGTGGAGCAAGACAGCCGTCGGAGACATCGGTCGCCCCAAGGTCAAGGCGTGGGTCGCTTCGATGAAACGGGACGGCGTAGGAGTGCCGACCATCGAGAAGGCTGTAGGCGTTCTACGCGGGATTCTTGATCTCGCGATTGATGATAGGCGTGCGGTCGCGAACGCGGCTGACAAGATCCCCGTTGGTAAGCGGCAGACGAAGCCGCGCCCGTACCTCACCGCGCCGCAGGTCGAGGCGCTGGCGCGGACCGTTGAAGATCTTCCGGTCGTCTCGGAAGGTGATCGAATCGATGCGCAGGGCGGCCTCGTGATCCGCCTTCTTGCGTTCACCGGTCTCCGTTGGGGCGAGATGATCGCCCTTCGGGTTGAGGATTGCGACATGCTGCGGAAGCGGCTCCATGTCCATCGAGCGATCACGGAGTCGGAGGAGCAGGGGGTTATCGAGGGCAACGTGAAGGACCACGAGCGGCGGTGGATTCCGATTCCCGCGCGCCTATTGGAGCCGCTGGCCGCGCAGATGCATGGCAAGGCGCGCGCCGACCATGTGTTCCACACCGCATCGGGCACTCCCCTGCTCGTCAGCAACTGGAGACCTCGGACCTTCAATAAAGCCCGTGCGAGAGTCCAGTCGGCAACTGAAGCGATCAGGACTGAGGAGGCCAAGGCAACGGTGGCGAGCGCAGTCAAAAATCCGACACCGCCGTTCCCGACCGTGACACCGCACGATCTGCGCCACGCATACGCGTCCCTGGCAGTCAGTGCCGGAGCGAACGTCAAGGCGCTTCAACGAGCACTGGGCCACGCCAAGGCGTCTATGACGCTCGACACCTACGCTGACCTCTTCGATGAAGATCTCGACGGAGTAGCGGTTCGGCTCGATGTACTCGTAAGCGATGCCCTATCTCGCCTGCCACGTACCGAGAACGTACC